From one Mesomycoplasma ovipneumoniae genomic stretch:
- a CDS encoding sugar ABC transporter permease encodes MNLISRYFLKQRIKKTNLELGILDQKQPFWKPFLILLPSILVIFIFTFLPFLYSISKSLSIEINPNIAGNTRFGFDNFVDLITLDTNFHIAIRNSVIYSIAALPLGLIISLIIASTIASLHRKYARGFWQTVFFLPYVTSGIAVSVAFAYIFDSETGFINRLFGISTRWLNSGNPSSFNALLVVLMSGVWRSLAFEVLILTTAMLSVNPTLYKAAAIDGASPVRQFFKITLPSVSKTINFLITIGIIGGIKVFPIGIFANETEAISNGGATLLIYIYKNVRGTPNFAQAGALTIYLFVFGIALSVVVKKFLSTIFLVADKITEKNVHYKIKNSKIY; translated from the coding sequence ATGAACTTAATTAGTAGATATTTCCTAAAACAGCGAATTAAAAAAACTAATCTTGAACTGGGAATTCTAGACCAAAAACAACCATTTTGAAAGCCTTTTTTAATACTTTTGCCTTCAATTTTAGTTATTTTTATTTTTACTTTTTTGCCATTTTTATACTCAATTTCTAAGTCTTTAAGTATCGAAATTAACCCTAATATTGCCGGAAATACTCGATTTGGTTTTGATAATTTTGTTGATTTAATTACTCTTGATACTAATTTTCATATTGCAATTCGAAATTCTGTCATTTATTCAATAGCAGCACTACCACTTGGCCTAATAATTAGTTTAATTATTGCCTCAACAATTGCCTCGCTGCACCGCAAATATGCCCGTGGATTTTGACAGACAGTGTTTTTTTTACCTTATGTAACCTCAGGAATTGCCGTTTCAGTTGCTTTTGCCTATATTTTTGATAGTGAAACTGGCTTTATTAACCGTCTTTTTGGGATTTCAACAAGATGACTAAATTCCGGAAATCCTTCATCTTTTAATGCACTTTTAGTTGTTTTAATGTCAGGAGTCTGAAGAAGTCTTGCTTTTGAAGTTCTAATTTTGACCACCGCAATGCTTTCAGTTAATCCAACACTTTATAAAGCAGCGGCAATTGATGGAGCTAGTCCAGTTCGTCAATTTTTCAAAATTACACTGCCTTCAGTTTCAAAAACAATTAACTTTTTAATTACAATCGGAATTATCGGCGGAATTAAGGTCTTTCCAATTGGTATTTTTGCCAACGAAACTGAAGCAATTAGTAACGGAGGTGCAACTTTACTGATCTATATTTACAAAAATGTGCGCGGAACACCTAACTTTGCCCAGGCAGGAGCGCTAACTATTTATCTTTTTGTTTTTGGAATTGCCCTTTCAGTTGTTGTCAAAAAGTTTTTAAGCACAATATTTTTAGTAGCTGACAAAATTACGGAGAAAAATGTTCATTATAAAATTAAAAATTCTAAAATATATTAG
- a CDS encoding ATP-binding cassette domain-containing protein: protein MKKADDNKKIEKNNFESELKKIRQASNSRYKSKFSIPAIEIKDLTIDFGETLAVDSANIKIYKGELVTLLGPSGSGKTTILNAIAGLLNPTSGQIIFNGDDVTRKSPQQRKIGLVFQNYALYPHLNVFGNIAFSLHNDPRWKQKALEKSMLARVNANSIVLAKNGASLEDLEIYKNKLFDYFDIYRQLEHDYNELKTQIYHNLNQLQTDYFLIEAHKQAEIKNLTIDFLKLGKSASIFWAFWKKIFGKKEGEICPIQQAITFRKAYKLKVDKIKKQAKLDKKAHKNKIQEEKYAIKNAPELVRARQNFLEQKALLYEKLEKLEKLQAQFLSNSKIELAKIQQGFKNFSNKTSLKDAESLKLDYQEQIEAFNQRKKEKELWFKTEIENEKNQIKNSGKLANLEHTYRETTKKFLETNTRHSPNLLLLKSLKTKSKTYKKETLKLFLDYERNLINKFSLNTSKLNEQELKQYQEYQNDNISIKEAINRAVLRTAEKVEITKNLAKKPTKLSGGQQQRVAIARGIVRHPDILLMDEPLSNLDAKLRVQTRQWIRKIQTEIGITTVFVTHDQEEAMSISDRIICMSTGYVQQIGTSTELYHNPKNEFVASFLGVPEMNIFDAFYDKETKSVIVDNQIIFELLKDYQHEKIRVGIRAEDLVENEAGNFQGKISVIEYLGKDILAKIDVENIGQISIILRKKPAYEIDEIVKFSIKSGKLHLFDYQTRERIQWT from the coding sequence ATGAAAAAAGCAGATGATAATAAAAAAATCGAAAAAAATAACTTTGAATCCGAGTTAAAAAAAATTCGGCAGGCCTCAAATAGTCGTTATAAATCGAAATTTTCAATCCCTGCAATTGAAATTAAAGACTTAACAATTGACTTTGGTGAAACACTTGCTGTTGATAGTGCAAATATTAAAATTTACAAAGGTGAACTTGTTACACTTTTAGGACCTTCAGGTTCAGGAAAAACTACAATTTTAAATGCAATTGCTGGTCTTTTAAATCCAACTTCAGGTCAAATTATTTTTAATGGTGATGATGTAACCCGAAAGTCACCTCAGCAACGTAAAATTGGTCTTGTTTTCCAAAATTATGCGCTCTATCCGCATTTAAATGTTTTTGGAAACATTGCTTTTTCTTTGCATAATGACCCAAGATGGAAGCAAAAAGCACTTGAAAAATCGATGCTTGCACGTGTAAATGCTAATTCAATTGTTCTTGCCAAAAACGGTGCTTCACTCGAAGATCTAGAAATTTACAAAAATAAACTATTTGATTATTTTGATATTTACCGCCAATTAGAACATGATTATAACGAACTTAAAACACAAATTTATCATAATTTAAATCAACTTCAGACCGATTATTTTTTAATTGAAGCTCACAAACAGGCTGAAATAAAAAATTTAACGATTGATTTCTTAAAATTAGGCAAGTCTGCATCAATTTTCTGAGCTTTTTGGAAAAAAATTTTTGGCAAAAAAGAAGGGGAAATTTGCCCAATCCAACAGGCAATTACTTTTCGAAAAGCTTATAAATTAAAAGTTGACAAAATTAAAAAACAAGCAAAACTCGACAAAAAAGCTCATAAAAACAAAATTCAGGAAGAAAAATACGCAATAAAAAATGCTCCTGAACTAGTTCGCGCCAGGCAAAACTTTTTAGAACAAAAAGCACTTTTATATGAAAAATTAGAAAAACTTGAGAAATTGCAAGCACAATTTCTTAGTAATTCAAAAATTGAACTGGCTAAAATTCAACAAGGTTTTAAAAATTTTTCTAATAAAACAAGTCTAAAAGATGCTGAATCACTCAAATTAGATTATCAAGAACAAATTGAGGCTTTCAATCAACGAAAAAAAGAAAAAGAGCTTTGATTTAAAACTGAAATTGAAAACGAAAAAAATCAAATTAAAAATTCAGGAAAACTAGCAAATCTTGAGCATACTTACCGTGAAACTACAAAGAAATTTCTTGAAACAAATACTCGTCATTCACCGAATTTGTTGCTTTTAAAATCGCTTAAGACTAAATCAAAAACTTACAAAAAGGAAACTTTAAAACTATTTTTAGACTATGAAAGAAACTTAATTAATAAGTTTTCCCTTAATACTTCAAAACTAAACGAGCAAGAATTAAAGCAATATCAAGAGTATCAAAATGATAATATTTCAATAAAAGAAGCAATAAATCGTGCTGTTTTACGTACAGCCGAAAAGGTTGAAATAACTAAAAATTTAGCTAAAAAACCAACAAAACTCTCTGGTGGACAACAGCAAAGAGTAGCAATTGCCCGTGGAATTGTTCGACATCCTGATATTTTACTAATGGACGAGCCACTTTCAAACTTAGATGCCAAACTAAGAGTTCAGACTCGTCAGTGAATTCGAAAAATTCAAACTGAAATCGGAATAACAACAGTTTTTGTTACCCACGACCAAGAAGAGGCAATGTCAATTTCGGACCGAATTATTTGTATGTCAACTGGATATGTTCAGCAAATTGGAACTTCAACTGAGTTGTATCATAATCCTAAAAATGAATTTGTTGCCTCATTTTTAGGTGTTCCTGAGATGAATATTTTTGATGCTTTTTATGACAAAGAAACAAAAAGTGTCATTGTTGATAATCAAATAATTTTTGAACTGCTAAAAGATTATCAGCATGAAAAAATAAGAGTCGGAATTAGAGCTGAAGATTTAGTCGAAAATGAAGCTGGTAATTTTCAAGGAAAAATTAGCGTGATTGAATATCTCGGAAAAGATATTCTTGCCAAAATTGATGTTGAAAATATCGGTCAAATTTCAATAATCTTGCGTAAAAAACCGGCCTATGAGATTGACGAAATTGTCAAATTCAGTATTAAATCAGGAAAATTACATCTATTTGATTATCAAACAAGGGAGCGAATCCAATGAACTTAA
- a CDS encoding P68 family surface lipoprotein, with product MNTHSKKGTKLRHKNNIAKKISRIFLSSLSVLTPIGIMASCGVVSGSNGVRGFTFDTPEDGKLVFGHNFSSSGNEIKALNKIIELWNTTQKDKPDFVEMKEQSFQGGYSGASNSIDTFLNTKDRLKLPNIVTNYSSLLAIVNKYSMTFPIVTDLKSDQDPTDENEKITKKFLKEQGIEDFLQINSEIPFLDEKGVYTLPFGKSSEGLYVNKVLFGWIIDQATKDSTNPAKIKPEDKAFFEEFTKLAAEKTKDVAEIQKLWKEYASTPDGLSGYEFKKSDIENFSDLQKLSSRIVKAFPKALEGSSLTAAKSVLGIDNAATLIYGLSRSLSENDKSKEVTVLNRKENLISYTSFFKKPESDRYKNLKQVYDLITKGMADKSIYFTTPGEYNSTYFRNHQQLFSIGSTAGFHHNYIRANDKNYKVSFTHENVEHIYSPNARFSAVIKESDLADISKEIKVKALNGKDTVKIKQSILAEIKSLLEKNPKKELFYFTDRDEVPSGIIEGSYKVLDKEEKFKPIVITGYNGVEITEASSSLNEDEMDILAAPHKFDNNSKITAVAAQGPDLIFIHANEKEDRAVKAFVNWILTEKVDFGDKFGKITPVEYFSKATSYLLTLKSTLSPDVSKPKNKGQKLALEQFSRFNNEQAKAKYSLVYDNADARSSKFRSNLDSTVAQMQSLKASNGTVPNFESFLNSLSQNLGPEFGREKN from the coding sequence ATGAACACACATAGTAAAAAAGGTACAAAATTAAGGCATAAAAATAACATAGCAAAGAAAATTAGTCGGATTTTCTTATCTTCTTTATCAGTTTTAACACCAATTGGAATTATGGCTTCTTGTGGTGTTGTGTCCGGTTCAAATGGAGTTAGAGGATTTACATTCGACACTCCTGAAGATGGTAAGTTAGTTTTTGGTCACAATTTTTCTTCAAGTGGAAATGAAATTAAAGCATTAAATAAAATTATCGAACTTTGAAATACAACCCAAAAAGATAAACCTGATTTTGTAGAAATGAAAGAGCAATCCTTTCAAGGGGGGTATTCAGGGGCATCTAATTCAATTGACACTTTTTTAAACACAAAAGATCGACTTAAATTACCTAATATTGTTACAAATTATTCATCTTTATTGGCAATTGTAAATAAATATTCAATGACATTTCCGATTGTTACTGATTTAAAATCAGATCAAGATCCAACTGATGAAAATGAAAAAATTACTAAAAAATTCCTAAAAGAGCAAGGAATTGAGGACTTTTTGCAAATTAACTCAGAAATTCCGTTTCTTGACGAAAAAGGAGTCTACACTCTTCCATTTGGAAAATCTTCTGAAGGTTTATATGTAAATAAAGTTTTATTTGGCTGAATTATTGACCAAGCCACAAAAGACTCAACTAATCCAGCAAAAATTAAACCTGAAGACAAAGCTTTTTTTGAAGAATTTACTAAATTAGCTGCTGAAAAAACTAAAGATGTTGCTGAAATTCAAAAACTTTGAAAAGAATATGCGTCAACCCCAGATGGACTTTCTGGTTATGAGTTTAAAAAATCTGACATTGAAAACTTTAGTGATTTACAGAAATTATCTTCAAGAATTGTCAAAGCTTTTCCAAAAGCACTTGAAGGCTCAAGTCTAACCGCGGCAAAATCAGTTTTAGGGATTGACAATGCAGCTACTTTAATTTATGGGCTTTCACGTTCTTTGTCAGAAAATGATAAATCTAAAGAAGTTACCGTTTTAAATCGAAAAGAAAATCTTATTAGTTATACATCATTTTTCAAAAAACCTGAATCAGATAGATACAAAAATTTAAAACAAGTTTATGACCTGATTACCAAAGGAATGGCTGATAAGTCAATTTATTTTACAACTCCTGGTGAATATAATTCAACTTATTTCCGTAATCATCAACAACTTTTTTCAATTGGATCAACAGCTGGATTTCACCATAATTATATAAGAGCAAACGACAAAAATTACAAAGTAAGTTTTACTCACGAAAATGTTGAACATATTTACAGCCCAAATGCAAGATTTTCAGCAGTAATTAAGGAATCAGATTTAGCAGACATCTCAAAAGAAATTAAGGTTAAGGCGCTTAATGGTAAAGACACCGTTAAAATTAAGCAATCAATTTTAGCTGAAATTAAAAGTCTTCTAGAAAAAAACCCGAAAAAAGAGTTGTTTTATTTTACTGACCGAGATGAGGTTCCTTCTGGAATCATTGAAGGATCATACAAAGTTCTTGATAAAGAAGAAAAATTTAAGCCAATTGTAATTACCGGGTACAATGGCGTTGAAATAACAGAAGCCTCAAGTTCGCTTAACGAAGATGAAATGGATATTTTAGCAGCACCGCACAAATTTGACAATAATTCAAAAATTACTGCCGTTGCTGCCCAAGGCCCTGATTTAATTTTTATTCACGCAAATGAAAAAGAAGACCGTGCTGTTAAGGCTTTTGTAAATTGAATCCTAACTGAAAAAGTTGACTTTGGGGACAAATTCGGAAAAATAACTCCTGTTGAGTATTTTTCAAAAGCAACTTCATATTTATTAACGCTAAAATCAACGCTAAGTCCAGATGTTTCTAAACCAAAAAACAAAGGTCAAAAGTTAGCGCTCGAGCAATTTAGTCGCTTTAATAACGAACAAGCTAAAGCTAAATATTCACTTGTTTATGATAATGCTGATGCTAGATCCTCTAAATTTCGTTCAAATTTAGACTCAACCGTTGCGCAAATGCAATCACTTAAGGCATCCAATGGTACTGTTCCTAATTTTGAAAGTTTTTTAAACTCTTTGAGCCAAAATTTAGGACCTGAATTTGGAAGAGAAAAAAATTAA
- a CDS encoding P68 family surface lipoprotein — protein sequence MEKINKFKSIFLKTAISLGPVSSLAILTSCFSNANHTELKSQKDNPLHFETENDNTIDFRVIFGLTDPRTQALKAIFEKWNQKSEVKDKQAGFLPAKLENIAANYIDDQTNLTTFLQVKDTKKLPNLTLNYPALAASLNKHGMILDLNSQSDLAQTIKNSYDERFLVETKNVPGIDQNTLAFLPILKTSKALLLDKPVLSYILESAKTSPNFKISESDKTRVENLDPKKTDLEYIKKVWGEYKSFPLDQGGFDGYTFSFEKFNNYKDLIDFLSRVRKSFPDAEKGSQTEKVNFLLGLNDTAALFFFVAFAQADGEYEKSSYFKNLDGASLNYTNLFDESSTNHQNTKKAYEILSDLVKNKLLGPTSGRTKASEFLKNHQLVFAITSTSDYSRNFEKQGQNFLRLKVNKKTFDYPVGSKSKIWKIVSEENMPSNAIAKVHQILDNSTGYVYESDAFSVKENEISLSKTDDKDLIEKIKNAIKSKTNLNSFNFLAIDSDFDKWVADKTKEDSNTSSLYVESTKNKVKLFNQPENAFIFSKSHQKLNEDELEFLNEPSKTQESNKFNIVTSQGPSLIGFYNNEVENEATLNFVKWFISEKIEFDGPNNKKMTVTPSDFLAFSASNINPTKANLESNFDQNPAFAKNNAFKVAYEQFQNQLKNPEKYRVFTEPAGIDSNTFRKATLGSVSQLYNQFLANPNLNLEFNTFLRILKENIGASVKLKTEKNTQK from the coding sequence ATGGAAAAAATCAACAAATTTAAGTCAATATTTTTAAAAACAGCAATTAGCTTAGGGCCGGTTTCTTCTTTGGCTATTTTGACATCCTGTTTTTCAAATGCAAATCACACTGAATTAAAATCACAAAAAGACAATCCACTTCATTTTGAAACCGAAAATGACAATACAATCGATTTTCGCGTAATTTTTGGACTTACAGATCCCCGAACTCAAGCTCTAAAAGCAATTTTTGAAAAATGAAACCAAAAATCCGAAGTTAAAGACAAACAGGCAGGATTTTTACCGGCAAAATTAGAAAATATCGCGGCAAATTACATCGATGATCAAACTAATTTAACAACATTTTTACAAGTTAAAGATACAAAAAAACTGCCAAATTTAACACTAAATTACCCAGCTCTGGCAGCTAGTTTGAACAAACACGGTATGATTTTGGATCTAAATTCCCAAAGCGATTTAGCCCAGACTATTAAAAATAGTTATGATGAAAGATTTCTGGTAGAAACAAAAAATGTACCTGGAATTGACCAAAATACACTAGCTTTTTTACCAATACTAAAAACTTCAAAGGCGCTTTTGCTCGACAAACCAGTTTTATCATACATACTAGAATCAGCAAAAACAAGTCCTAATTTTAAAATTAGCGAATCTGACAAAACACGAGTTGAAAATCTAGATCCAAAAAAAACTGATCTTGAATACATCAAAAAAGTCTGAGGAGAGTACAAAAGTTTTCCTTTAGATCAAGGCGGTTTTGATGGCTATACTTTTAGTTTTGAAAAATTCAATAATTACAAAGACCTTATTGATTTTTTAAGTCGAGTTAGAAAATCGTTCCCTGATGCCGAAAAAGGTAGTCAAACTGAAAAAGTTAACTTTTTACTCGGACTAAATGACACAGCCGCACTGTTCTTTTTTGTAGCATTTGCCCAGGCAGATGGTGAGTATGAAAAGTCAAGTTATTTTAAAAATCTTGATGGTGCCTCGCTCAACTATACAAATCTTTTTGACGAATCAAGCACAAATCACCAAAATACAAAAAAAGCCTATGAAATATTGTCAGATTTAGTAAAAAATAAATTACTAGGTCCAACAAGCGGCAGAACTAAAGCTAGCGAATTTTTAAAAAATCACCAATTAGTTTTTGCAATTACTTCAACAAGTGATTATTCGCGTAACTTTGAAAAACAAGGACAAAATTTTTTACGTCTAAAAGTTAATAAAAAAACTTTTGACTACCCGGTTGGCTCAAAATCTAAAATTTGAAAAATAGTAAGTGAAGAAAATATGCCTTCAAATGCAATTGCAAAAGTTCACCAAATTTTAGATAATTCGACCGGTTATGTTTATGAATCAGATGCATTTTCTGTCAAAGAAAATGAAATTTCTTTAAGCAAAACTGATGACAAAGATTTAATTGAAAAAATAAAAAATGCTATAAAATCAAAGACTAATTTAAACAGTTTTAATTTTTTAGCAATTGATTCTGATTTTGACAAGTGAGTTGCTGATAAAACAAAAGAAGATTCAAACACCTCTTCACTTTATGTTGAATCAACAAAAAACAAAGTTAAACTCTTTAATCAACCTGAAAATGCCTTTATTTTTTCAAAATCACACCAAAAACTTAATGAAGACGAGTTAGAATTTCTCAACGAACCTTCAAAAACACAGGAATCAAATAAATTTAATATCGTTACGTCCCAAGGCCCATCTTTGATCGGATTTTACAATAATGAAGTTGAAAATGAAGCCACACTTAACTTTGTTAAATGATTTATTTCGGAAAAAATTGAATTTGACGGGCCAAATAACAAAAAAATGACTGTAACTCCGAGCGATTTTTTAGCATTTTCAGCTTCAAACATAAATCCAACTAAGGCAAATTTGGAATCAAATTTTGATCAAAATCCAGCTTTTGCAAAAAATAATGCTTTCAAAGTTGCTTATGAACAATTCCAAAATCAGCTGAAAAACCCTGAAAAATATAGAGTTTTTACCGAACCTGCCGGGATTGACTCAAATACTTTCCGAAAAGCAACTCTAGGAAGTGTTTCTCAACTTTACAATCAGTTTTTAGCCAACCCGAATTTAAATCTTGAGTTTAATACTTTTCTTAGAATTCTAAAGGAGAATATTGGGGCATCAGTTAAATTAAAAACAGAAAAAAATACACAAAAATAA